Part of the Salvelinus fontinalis isolate EN_2023a chromosome 1, ASM2944872v1, whole genome shotgun sequence genome is shown below.
gaaggagacgtctgagacagagacattataacaacaacctgaaggagacgtctgagacagagacattataacaacaacctgaaggagacgtctgagacattataacaacaacctgaaggagacgtctgagacagagagacattataacaacaacctgaaggagacgtctgagacagagagacattataacaacaacctgaaggagacgtctgagacagagagacattataacaacaacctgaaggagacgtctgagacagagagacattataacaacaacctgaaggagacgtctgagacagagagacattataacaacaacctgaaggagacgtctgagacagagagacattataacaacaacctgaaggagacgtctgagacagagacattataacaacaacctgaaggagacgtctgagacagagacattataacaacaacctgaaggagacgtctgagacagagacattataacaacaacctgaaggagacgtctgagacagagacattataacaacaacctgaaggagacgtctgagacagagagacattataacaacaacctgaaggagacgtctgagacagagacattataacaacaacctgaaggagacgtctgagacagagagacattataacaacaacctgaaggagacgtctgagacagagacattataacaacaacctgaaggagacgtctgagacagagacattataacaacaacctgaaggagacgtctgagacagagacattataacaacaacctgaaggagacgtctgagacagagacattataacaacaacctgaaggagacgtctgagacagagacattataacaacaacctgaaggagacgtctgagacagagacattataacaacaacctgaaggagacgtctgagacagagagacattataacaacaacctgaaggagacgtctgagacagagagacattataacaacaacctgaaggagacgtctgaggacattataacaacaacctgaaggagacgtctgagacagagacattataacaacaacctgaaggagacgtctgagacagagagacattataacaacaacctgaaggagacgtctgagacattataacaacaacctgaaggagacgtctgagacagagagacattataacaacaacctgaaggagacgtctgagacagagacattataacaacaacctgaaggagacgtctgagacagagacattataacaacaacctgaaggagacgtctgagacagagagacattataacaacaacctgaaggagacgtctgagacagagagacattataacaacaacctgaaggagacgtctgagacagagagacattataacaacaacctgaaggagacgtctgagacagagacattataacaacaacctgaaggagacgtctgagacagagacattataacaacaacctgaaggagacgtctgagacagagagacattataacaacaacctgaaggagacgtctgagacagagacattataacaacaacctgaaggagacgtctgagacagagagacattataacaacaacctgaaggagacgtctgagacagagacattataacaacaacctgaaggagacgtctgagacagagacattataacaacaacctgaaggagacgtctgagacagagagacattataacaacaacctgaaggagacgtctgagacagagacattataacaacaacctgaaggagacgtctgagacagagagacattataacaacaacctgaaggagacgtctgagacagagagacattataacaacaacctgaaggagacgtctgagacagagacattataacaacaacctgaaggagacgtctgagacagagagacattataacaacaacctgaaggagacgtctgagacagagacattataacaacaacctgaaggagacgtctgagacagagagacattataacaacaacctgaaggagacgtctgagacattataacaacaacctgaaggagacgtctgagacagagagacattataacaacaacctgaaggagacgtctgagacagagagacattataacaacaacctgaaggagacgtctgagacagagacattataacaacaacctgaaggagacgtctgagacagagagacattataacaacaacctgaaggagacgtctgagacagagacattataacaacaacctgaaggagacgtctgagacagagagacattataacaacaacctgaaggagacgtctgagacagagagacattataacaacaacctgaaggagacgtctgagacagagacattataacaacaacctgaaggagacgtctgagacagagacattataacaacaacctgaaggagacgtctgagacagagagacattataacaacaacctgaaggagacgtctgagacagagacattataacaacaacctgaaggagacgtctgagacagagagacattataacaacaacctgaaggagacgtctgagacagagacattataacaacaacctgaaggagacgtctgagacagagacattataacaacaacctgaaggagacgtctgagacagagagacattataacaacaacctgaaggagacgtctgagacagagacattataacaacaacctgaaggagacgtctgagacagagagacattataacaacaacctgaaggagacgtctgagacagagagacattataacaacaacctgaaggagacgtctgagacagagagacattataacaacaacctgaaggagacgtctgagacagagacattataacaacaacctgaaggagacgtctgagacagagacattataacaacaacctgaaggagacgtctgagacagagacattataacaacaacctgaaggagacgtctgagacagagagacattataacaacaacctgaaggtgacgtctgagacagagacattataacaacaacctgaaggagacgtctgagacagagagacattataacaacaacctgaaggagacgtctgagacagagagacattataacaacaacctgaaggagacgtctgagacagagagacattataacaacaacctgaaggagacgtctgagacagagacattataacaacaacctgaaggagacgtctgagacagagagacattataacaacaacctgaaggagacgtctgagacagagacattataacaacaacctgaaggagacgtctgagacagagacattataacaacaacctgaaggagacgtctgagacagagacattataacaacaacctgaaggagacgtctgagacagagacattataacaacaacctgaaggagacgtctgagacagagagacattataacaacctgaaggagacgtctgagacagagagacattataacaacaacctgaaggagacgtctgagacagagacattataacaacaacctgaaggagacgtctgagacagagacattataacaacaacctgaaggagacgtctgagacagagagacattataacaacaacctgaaggagacgtctgagacagagacattataacaacaacctgaaggagacgtctgagacagagagacattataacaacaacctgaaggagacgtctgagacagagacattataacaacaacctgaaggagacgtctgagacagagacattataacaacaacctgaaggagacgtctgagacagagacattataacaacaacctgaaggagacgtctgagacagagagacattataacaacaacctgaaggtgacgtctgagacattataacaacaacctgaaggagacgtctgagacagagacattataacaacaacctgaaggagacgtctgagacattataacaacaacctgaaggagacgtctgagacagagagacattataacaacaacctgaaggagacgtctgagacagagagacattataacaacaacctgaaggagacgtctgagacagagagacattataacaacaacctgaaggagacgtctgagacagagagacattataacaacaacctgaaggagacgtctgagacagagacattataacaacaacctgaaggagacgtctgagacagagagacattataacaacaacctgaaggagacgtctgagacagagacattataacaacaacctgaaggagacgtctgagacagagacattataacaacaacctgaaggagacgtctgagacagagagacattataacaacaacctgaaggagacgtctgagacattataacaacaacctgaaggagacgtctgagacagagacattataacaacaacctgaaggagacgtctgagacagagacattataacaacaacctgaaggagacgtctgagacagagacattataacaacaacctgaaggagacgtctgagacagagacattataacaacaacctgaaggagacgtctgagacagagagacattataacaacaacctgaaggagacgtctgagacagagacattataacaacaacctgaaggagacgtctgagacagagacattataacaacaacctgaaggagacgtctgagacagagacattataacaacaacctgaaggtgacgtctgagacagagagacattataacaacaacctgaaggagacgtctgagacagagagacattataacaacaacctgaaggagacgtctgagacagagagacattataacaacaacctgaaggagacgtctgagacagagacattataacaacaacctgaaggagacgtctgagacagagacattataacaacaacctgaaggagacgtctgagacagagagacattataacaacaacctgaaggagacgtctgagacagagagacattataacaacaacctgaaggagacgtctgagacagagagacattataacaacaacctgaaggagacgtctgagacagagacattataacaacaacctgaaggagacgtctgagacagagagacattataacaacaacctgaaggagacgtctgagacagagagacattataacaacaacctgaaggtgacgtctgagacagagacattataacaacaacctgaaggtgacgtctgagacagagagacattataacatcaacctgaaggagacgtctgagacagagacattataacaacaacctgaaggagacgtctgagacagagacattataacaacaacctgaaggagacgtctgagacagagacattataacaacaacctgaaggagacgtctgagacagagagacattataacaacaacctgaaggagacgtctgagacagagacattataacaacaacctgaaggagacgtctgagacagagacattataacaacaacctgaaggtgacgtctgagacagagacattataacaacaacctgaaggagacgtctgagacagagacattataacaacaacctgaaggagacgtctgagacagagacattataacaacaacctgaaggagacgtctgagacagagagacattataacaacaacctgaaggagacgtctgagacagagacattataacaacaacctgaaggagacgtctgagacagagagacattataacaacaacctgaaggagacgtctgagacagagagacattataacaacaacctgaaggagacgtctgagacagagagacattataacaacaacctgaaggagacgtctgagacagagagacattataacaacaacctgaaggagacgtctgagacagagagacattataacaacaacctgaaggagacgtctgagacagagagacattataacaacaacctgaaggagacgtctgagacagagagacattataacaacaacctgaaggagacgtctgagacagagacattataacaacaacctgaaggagacgtctgagacattataacaacaacctgaaggagacgtctgagacagagacattataacaacaacctgaaggagacgtctgagacagagacattataacaacaacctgaaggagacgtctgagacagagagacattataacaacaacctgaaggagacgtctgagacagagagacattataacaacaacctgaaggagacgtctgagacagagacattataacaacaacctgaaggagacgtctgagacagagacattataacaacaacctgaaggagacgtctgagacagagagacattataacaacaacctgaaggagacgtctgagacagagagacattataacaacaacctgaaggagacgtctgagacagagagacattataacaacaacctgaaggagacgtctgagacattataacaacaacctgaaggagacgtctgagacagagagacattataacaacaacctgaaggagacgtctgagacagagagacattataacaacaacctgaaggagacgtctgagacagagagacattataacaacaacctgaaggagacgtctgagacagagacattataacaacaacctgaaggagacgtctgagacagagacattataacaacaacctgaaggagacgtctgagacagagagacattataacaacaacctgaaggagacgtctgagacagagagacattgtaacaacaacctgaaggagacgtctgagacagagagacattataacaacaacctgaaggagacgtctgagacagagacattataacaacaacctgaaggagacgtctgagacagagacattataacaacaacctgaaggtgacgtctgagacagagacattataacaacaacctgaaggagacgtctgagacagagacattataacaacaacctgaaggagacgtctgagacagagagacattataacaacaacctgaaggagacgtctgagacagagacattataacaacaacctgaaggagacgtctgagacagagagacattataacaacaacctgaaggagacgtctgagacattataacaacaacctgaaggagacgtctgagacagagacattataacaacaacctgaaggtgacgtctgagacagagagacattataacaacaacctgaaggagacgtctgagacagagacattataacgtTGATCTATGATGCAGCATGGTTCACCTGTAAAGGTGTTCTTGTTGAGACACTCCTTGATGCGGTTGGATTTCCTGACGTGGAAGGCCTTGGTGATCTCCTGGTTCATGAAGCCCTCGTGGTTCATGATGTTCTCCACCATCATCCTCAGGTCAAACACCTCCAGGACCTCCGCGATCTGGGCGATCTTCATCAGATCCCGCTCCTCTTCATCCAGCTCCCCGGTGTAGAGGAACCTCAACACGGCACTGAACGGACCCAGCTGGATGGAATAGTCCATCTTCACCACCGTCATGTGAGCCGGGGAGCCCGTCACAGGGTTGGTCACGCTCTCCTTGTGGATGCTGTAGAAGGCCTTGCTCCAGGAGGCCAAGGACAGCTTGGTGCGCCGGTGCTTACCAGAGAAGCTCATCATCTTCAGGGTGCCGTCGCTCTTCGAGGCCCGGAGGGAGCAGGGGGAGAGGTTGGGGAGCACGGCCACGTCCTCCTCTGTATCCAGACTGAGGGTCCTGAGGAGAGAGTCCCGGGCATGCCGCTCCGTCACCACCAGGCACTGGGACTCGTCACTGAAGTCCATCTGGAAACAAATCACATTTATAACGTTTTTATGTCACAAAGTGCTCTACAGAAACCCAGACGGAAACCACAGAGAGCAAACAATGCAgaggcagaagcacagtggctaggaataAAAACCTAGAAggaaggaacctagagaggaaccaggcaaaGAGACACTACCTGGAACAGGTCATAAaacttggaggaggaggtggagaggtagatCTTGTGGGCGAAGATGtggatgttgtcctggaggatgAACATGACGTCAGCACACAGAGGACTGTCCAATAGGAGGCCAGGACCCTCCCTGTTGTTGATGACACACTCTGGAATCTTGATGAGAGGGGGCGGTGCTTTGGGCGGCAGGAAGGGCGcctggaggagtggcttctggacctTCCGGAGGTGGGACTTCCAGAACTGCAGGTGTCGACGAGAGATGAGCGCGGCTCGAATGGCATTGTCGAAGATGTCCTTGATGCCAAACTGGTCGAACACGCTGGTCTCATAGTAGGAGATGCCCAGCTCCTTGGCCACCTCCCGGCCACTTTCTGGAGGAAGGATGTCTCCTGGCTTTATAGGTCTGGTGGGGGGGGAATAAGAGCTATTCTCAATACTAAGtcattatttattaaatgtatgtaaaccgGTTTGCTTAAAAGAATAAAATGTCAGTAGTTACAGCACATAGTTTCAACTAACACTAAAATGTATAGATCTAGTCAATCAAAACCAGCCACATGGTGACGTAATGCTGATTCTATACCTGGCTAGTAGCCTCCTGGCCCTGTTTACGGCCACATAGTGACGTAATGCTGATTCTATACCTGGCTAGTGGCCTCCTGGCCCTGTTGACAGCCACATGGTGACGTAATGCTGATTTTATACCTGGCTAGTGGCCTCCTGGCCCTGTTGACGGCCACATGGTGACGTAATGCTGATTCTGTACCTGGCTAGTGGCCTCCTGGCCCTGTTGACAGCCACATGGTGACGTAATGCTGATTCTATACCTGGCTAGTGGCCTCCTGGCCCTGTTGACAGCCACATGGTGACGTAATGCTGATTCTATACCTTCCTAGTGGCCTCCTGGCCCTGTTGACAGCCACATGGTGACGTAATGCTGATTCTATACCTGGCTAGTGGCCTCCTGGCCCTGTTGACGGCCACATGGTGACGTAATGCTGATTCTATACCTGGCTAGTGGCCTCCTGGCCCTGTTGACAGCCACATGGTGACGTAATGCTGATTCTATACCTGGCTAGTGGCCTCCTGGCCCTGTTGACAGCCACATGGTGACGTAATGCTGATTCTATACCTGGCTAGTGGCCTCCTGGCCATGTTGACAGCCACATGGTGACGTAATGCTGATTCTATACCTGGCTAGTGGCCTGCTGGCCCTGTTGACAGCCACATGGTGACGTAATGCTGATTCTATACCTGGCTAGTGGCCTCCTGGCCCTGTTGACAGCCACATGGTGACGTAATGCTGATTCTATACCTGGCTAGTGGCCTCCTGGCCCTGTTGACGGCCACATGGTGACGTAATGCTGATTCTATACCTGGCTAGTG
Proteins encoded:
- the rhobtb1 gene encoding rho-related BTB domain-containing protein 1 isoform X4, which encodes MWHMEIKHFCPRTPVILVGCQLDLRYADLEAVNRARRPLARPIKPGDILPPESGREVAKELGISYYETSVFDQFGIKDIFDNAIRAALISRRHLQFWKSHLRKVQKPLLQAPFLPPKAPPPLIKIPECVINNREGPGLLLDSPLCADVMFILQDNIHIFAHKIYLSTSSSKFYDLFQMDFSDESQCLVVTERHARDSLLRTLSLDTEEDVAVLPNLSPCSLRASKSDGTLKMMSFSGKHRRTKLSLASWSKAFYSIHKESVTNPVTGSPAHMTVVKMDYSIQLGPFSAVLRFLYTGELDEEERDLMKIAQIAEVLEVFDLRMMVENIMNHEGFMNQEITKAFHVRKSNRIKECLNKNTFTDVTFRLEDGTINAHRPLLISSCDWMAAVFGGSFMESANNEVSFPGTSRVCMQAVLEYLYTNQLCPMAELDPMELTALANRLCLPRLTALTEHYAVSELVKASKDGQDIDGEVLTYLELAQFHNANQLAAWCLHHICTHYNNVCANYRKEIKAKSAENQEYFEKHRWPPVWYLKEEDHYQRVRKEREKEDVVLNKHHSRRRWCFWSTSPAVA